The following proteins are encoded in a genomic region of Pelodictyon phaeoclathratiforme BU-1:
- a CDS encoding toll/interleukin-1 receptor domain-containing protein — MLTVELLLGSVTEWNAARKAHQKGRPNLKGADLSGAQLNKADLSRTDLVGANLRGADLSGAQLNMADLNRADLNGAHLYNANFGKANLIKTNLSKANLSGATLWDANLSGADLSGAQLICAILTNATLTGANLTEACLNSADLTRANLIGGDFTRASFSGATLDEVQLAGADLTMAFLGQAKLYRSDLSGANLCGAKLNRATLIEANLSKADMHGVIIWHTIFVNVDLSNVKGLDTVHHVGPSTVGIDTLCISKGNIPEVFLKGCGVPDTFIEYAHSLTSKAIEFYSCFISHSTADKAFADRLYADLQAKGVRCWYAPHDMKGGKKIHDQIGEAIRQHEKLLLILSESSINSDWVKQEIIKAKKREDTEGKRVLFPISLIEFGKIEEWEFPDSKGRDLAEEIRLYYIPSFIGWEKDNAAYTKEFGKLLNSFQAEKVTDGKA, encoded by the coding sequence ATGCTAACCGTTGAACTACTTCTCGGATCAGTAACAGAATGGAACGCAGCTCGAAAGGCACATCAAAAGGGCAGGCCCAATCTCAAAGGGGCGGATCTCAGCGGGGCACAGCTTAACAAGGCAGACCTCAGTCGTACAGACCTGGTTGGGGCAAACCTCAGAGGGGCAGACCTCAGCGGGGCACAGCTCAACATGGCAGACCTCAATAGGGCAGACCTTAACGGGGCGCATCTCTATAATGCAAACTTCGGTAAAGCAAACCTTATCAAGACAAATCTGAGTAAAGCAAACCTCAGCGGTGCAACCCTATGGGATGCCAATCTCAGCGGGGCAGATCTCAGCGGGGCACAGCTTATATGCGCAATTCTCACCAATGCAACCCTTACTGGGGCAAACCTCACTGAGGCATGCCTTAACTCGGCAGACCTCACAAGGGCAAATCTCATTGGGGGGGACTTCACAAGGGCAAGTTTCAGCGGAGCAACCCTCGATGAAGTACAGCTTGCAGGGGCAGACCTTACTATGGCATTCCTCGGTCAGGCAAAGCTCTACAGGTCAGATCTCAGCGGGGCAAATCTATGCGGCGCAAAGCTCAATAGAGCAACCCTTATTGAGGCAAATCTTAGCAAGGCAGACATGCACGGGGTAATCATCTGGCATACAATTTTTGTAAATGTAGACCTTAGCAACGTCAAAGGTCTTGACACTGTTCACCATGTGGGTCCATCTACCGTAGGGATTGATACTCTCTGCATATCAAAAGGGAATATACCCGAGGTATTTCTGAAAGGCTGTGGTGTACCAGATACCTTCATTGAATACGCGCACTCCCTCACCAGCAAAGCTATTGAATTCTACTCCTGCTTTATCAGCCATAGCACTGCGGATAAAGCATTTGCAGATCGTCTCTATGCTGACCTGCAAGCCAAAGGTGTTCGGTGTTGGTACGCTCCGCATGACATGAAGGGAGGCAAAAAAATACACGATCAAATTGGTGAAGCCATACGACAACATGAAAAGCTGCTGTTGATTCTCTCCGAAAGCAGCATAAACAGTGACTGGGTAAAGCAGGAGATTATAAAAGCAAAAAAACGTGAGGATACAGAAGGAAAGCGAGTGCTTTTCCCCATCAGTTTGATTGAGTTTGGCAAGATTGAAGAATGGGAGTTCCCTGACAGCAAAGGAAGGGATTTAGCAGAAGAAATCAGGTTGTACTATATCCCGTCATTTATAGGGTGGGAAAAAGACAACGCAGCCTATACAAAAGAATTCGGAAAGCTGTTGAACTCATTCCAGGCAGAGAAGGTCACTGACGGAAAAGCCTGA
- a CDS encoding Hsp70 family protein — protein MALAFDFGTCNSVVARWNEALNDIETPELPNLGILYPQPGSEPARVIPSVIHFAVESALLVGSQVDAAGVVNHPGTFRWLKMDMLRNGGANRGRRVNGRVIYPRHAADELVDRILMFVRGYFGDIDEEIVLTVPVEAFDHYIDWLREAAIKRFPGGITFIDEATACMLGYIDMVLDRTPYCIVDFGGGTLDVSVVRTDLLRAGHAKCRILGRAGEEIGGIMIDNWLLEHIQEEEGLTDDDIASIGPSLLEAIEQAKIAISNGSEQASFTRYNDVTGRLIEVTLTSRTLKEALEKKREPDRNNLYQHIIRTLDRALDQARDRAGIRKEELKGIFLVGGSSLLPGIEEKIREFFPLSEVHSGNPFEAIARGACRYSGGIFDQTLTHDYCLRSWNRELRDFELVPVVPRGTPYPTGKPVCSKYIKAASDNQETLGLVIYERSSMSRPLITYVNGADGLRPVREGEREESRHKPLNPEDSEFIHAVPPCRSGERRFIAGFGVDSNRRLTLWLRDTEENNSSYILLRDGSRLPLPVSDLPVVKL, from the coding sequence ATGGCTCTCGCTTTTGATTTCGGGACATGCAACAGCGTGGTCGCACGCTGGAACGAAGCCCTGAACGATATAGAGACTCCCGAGCTACCTAACCTCGGCATCCTCTATCCGCAGCCAGGATCGGAGCCTGCGCGGGTTATTCCCTCCGTCATTCACTTCGCCGTGGAGAGCGCCCTCCTTGTCGGCAGCCAGGTTGACGCAGCGGGAGTAGTCAATCATCCGGGAACATTCAGATGGCTGAAAATGGATATGCTTCGCAACGGCGGGGCCAATCGCGGGCGGCGCGTCAATGGCAGGGTTATCTATCCCCGCCATGCAGCCGACGAACTTGTCGATCGTATCCTGATGTTCGTACGCGGCTATTTCGGCGACATCGACGAGGAGATCGTGCTGACCGTCCCGGTCGAAGCCTTCGATCACTATATCGACTGGCTTCGCGAAGCGGCGATAAAACGCTTTCCGGGCGGGATCACCTTCATCGACGAAGCAACCGCCTGTATGCTTGGCTACATCGATATGGTTCTCGACCGTACGCCCTACTGCATCGTGGATTTCGGCGGAGGCACCCTCGATGTTTCAGTCGTTCGTACCGATCTGCTGCGTGCCGGACATGCGAAATGCCGGATACTGGGCCGGGCGGGCGAGGAGATCGGCGGGATTATGATCGATAACTGGCTGCTGGAACATATACAGGAAGAGGAGGGGCTTACAGATGATGATATCGCCTCGATCGGCCCATCACTGCTCGAAGCGATTGAGCAGGCGAAAATAGCCATTTCGAACGGCAGCGAGCAAGCATCCTTTACCCGGTATAACGATGTTACCGGCCGACTCATCGAGGTCACGCTCACTTCCCGCACCCTGAAGGAGGCGCTTGAAAAAAAACGGGAGCCGGACAGGAATAACCTTTACCAGCATATCATCCGCACGCTCGATCGTGCTCTCGATCAGGCACGCGACAGGGCAGGCATCCGCAAAGAGGAACTCAAAGGGATTTTTCTTGTGGGGGGAAGCAGTCTGCTCCCCGGCATCGAGGAGAAAATCCGGGAGTTTTTCCCCCTGAGCGAGGTCCATTCCGGCAATCCCTTCGAAGCCATCGCCAGAGGGGCATGCCGCTACTCCGGCGGCATCTTTGATCAGACGCTGACCCATGATTACTGTCTGCGGAGCTGGAACCGCGAACTTCGGGATTTCGAACTGGTTCCCGTCGTTCCCCGAGGTACCCCGTACCCGACAGGGAAACCGGTATGCAGCAAATATATCAAGGCAGCTTCGGACAACCAGGAGACGCTCGGACTGGTTATTTATGAGCGCTCGTCAATGAGCCGCCCGCTGATCACCTATGTCAACGGGGCCGACGGCTTGCGTCCGGTACGGGAAGGGGAGCGGGAGGAGAGTCGGCATAAGCCACTCAATCCCGAAGACAGCGAGTTCATCCATGCCGTCCCGCCCTGCCGTTCGGGAGAGCGGCGCTTCATCGCAGGATTCGGTGTAGACAGTAACCGTCGCCTCACGCTCTGGCTGCGGGATACGGAGGAGAACAATAGTTCCTACATTCTATTACGCGACGGCTCGCGACTTCCGTTGCCGGTGAGCGATCTGCCGGTGGTGAAACTGTAA
- a CDS encoding toxin-antitoxin system HicB family antitoxin, with translation MSVLSLRLPKSLHEQLREVAQEEGISVNQFIMLAAAEKVAALSAFEYLEKRANRGSRETFLEILSKVPDVEPEACDTL, from the coding sequence ATGAGCGTGCTAAGTTTACGTTTACCCAAATCATTACACGAGCAACTTCGTGAAGTAGCCCAAGAAGAAGGGATTTCCGTCAATCAGTTTATTATGCTTGCTGCGGCTGAAAAAGTTGCGGCTCTTTCAGCATTTGAATATTTGGAAAAGCGGGCAAATCGCGGCAGCCGTGAAACATTTCTTGAAATTTTGAGCAAAGTTCCTGATGTGGAACCAGAAGCCTGTGATACATTGTAA
- a CDS encoding PDDEXK nuclease domain-containing protein, which produces MSEVRTTEYAEFLIDIKSRIHQRQYQAFRAVNTELVALYWEIGESIERKQQKLGWGKAVVETLARDLQAEFPGRNGFSARNLWNMRDFYLAYAEHSKLQPLVAEISWAKNLVIFTRCKDELEREFYLRATARFGWTKAVLQHQVDNKSYEKYLLNQTNFDKTLSPELQAQAVLAVKDTYTFDFLELADEHSERELEQALVQNLRRFLSEMGGAFNQARNQEIFGFLNRFGAN; this is translated from the coding sequence ATGAGTGAGGTCAGAACAACCGAATACGCAGAATTTCTTATCGATATCAAGTCTCGTATTCACCAGCGGCAGTATCAGGCTTTCCGGGCAGTGAATACGGAGCTGGTCGCGCTTTATTGGGAAATTGGTGAGTCCATTGAGAGGAAACAACAGAAACTTGGCTGGGGAAAAGCGGTAGTGGAGACGCTTGCCCGTGATCTGCAGGCAGAATTTCCCGGCAGAAACGGATTTTCTGCGCGCAATTTGTGGAATATGAGGGATTTCTATCTTGCCTATGCAGAGCATTCAAAACTGCAACCGCTGGTTGCAGAAATCAGTTGGGCTAAAAACCTTGTTATTTTCACCCGATGCAAAGATGAGCTTGAACGAGAATTCTATCTTCGGGCGACGGCCAGGTTTGGCTGGACAAAGGCGGTACTTCAGCACCAGGTTGACAACAAAAGCTACGAAAAATACCTGCTCAACCAGACCAATTTTGATAAAACACTCTCTCCTGAACTGCAAGCTCAGGCTGTGCTTGCGGTCAAGGATACCTACACTTTCGACTTTCTGGAGCTGGCTGATGAACACTCTGAGCGGGAACTGGAACAAGCATTGGTGCAGAACCTTCGCCGTTTTCTCTCCGAAATGGGCGGCGCCTTTAATCAAGCCCGAAATCAGGAAATTTTTGGATTTTTGAACAGATTTGGAGCAAATTAA
- a CDS encoding Panacea domain-containing protein, producing the protein MNSPAEKIAITVNTLLYIIQKSGGICDFHKVFKILYFADQKHLSRYGSAITDDTYIAMANGPVPSMAYDILKSLRGEGLFTSQKEQFTPYFELQINKHTVKAKKSPDLDYLSESEMRCIDESIEENYHLKFSDLTEKSHDTAWQKAVFNSEIDLLDVAKCGGAGNDMIEYIKESCENRLAVFE; encoded by the coding sequence ATGAACTCACCAGCCGAAAAAATTGCCATTACCGTTAATACCTTATTGTATATCATCCAGAAGTCAGGCGGCATCTGTGATTTTCATAAGGTATTTAAAATTCTTTACTTCGCGGATCAGAAACATCTGTCGAGGTATGGGTCTGCTATTACTGATGATACCTATATTGCCATGGCCAATGGCCCGGTACCGTCAATGGCTTACGATATTTTAAAATCGTTACGGGGCGAGGGTCTTTTTACTTCACAAAAAGAGCAATTTACTCCATATTTTGAACTACAAATCAATAAACACACTGTAAAGGCAAAAAAGAGCCCTGATCTTGATTATTTGTCCGAGTCTGAGATGCGATGCATTGACGAATCCATCGAAGAGAATTACCATCTCAAGTTTTCAGATTTAACAGAGAAATCCCATGATACGGCATGGCAAAAAGCGGTATTTAATAGTGAAATAGATCTCCTTGATGTTGCAAAGTGTGGCGGTGCCGGGAATGACATGATTGAGTATATCAAAGAGAGCTGTGAGAACCGTTTAGCTGTATTTGAATGA
- a CDS encoding tetratricopeptide repeat protein, which produces MQNRLRFFYIAIIAFLFTGNVAYAHNEEAQRLLSSGEAYCKSGKNTEAIAELTKAIELEPKLSPADLSTAYYNRAVARRTIGDSLGSKADFEKVVDLDPTPRDAAAYHNRGIAKSTLGDKEGALVDMKKAALLGNIPAREWLKNNGEKNPLYTALDDAQNLLSSGKAKLASGDHKGAIVDFTKAIELDPKLAAAYFNRGIAKSLTGENKSSREDFAKSIKLDRTPKDAEAYCNRGIAKSAINDKKGALTDFNKAIDLDPKYREAYSRRGKLKNEMGDKAGSLADVKTATELSAIAHP; this is translated from the coding sequence ATGCAAAATCGTTTACGTTTTTTTTATATCGCTATAATCGCGTTTCTGTTTACAGGTAATGTTGCTTATGCACATAACGAAGAGGCTCAACGTCTTTTGTCGAGTGGCGAAGCATACTGCAAGTCAGGCAAGAATACGGAAGCTATAGCAGAACTGACAAAGGCCATTGAGCTTGAACCAAAACTTTCACCAGCAGACCTTTCAACAGCGTACTACAACCGGGCAGTTGCAAGGCGTACCATTGGAGACAGCCTGGGCTCCAAAGCTGATTTCGAGAAGGTTGTTGATCTTGATCCAACTCCGAGAGATGCTGCAGCTTACCATAATCGCGGGATTGCCAAATCGACTCTGGGAGACAAAGAGGGGGCTCTGGTTGACATGAAAAAAGCAGCACTCCTTGGTAATATCCCTGCCCGTGAGTGGCTGAAAAATAATGGAGAGAAAAATCCACTCTATACAGCCCTTGACGATGCACAAAACCTGTTGTCAAGCGGCAAGGCAAAGCTTGCATCAGGAGATCACAAGGGAGCGATTGTCGACTTCACCAAGGCAATCGAACTTGATCCGAAACTTGCTGCGGCATACTTTAATCGTGGGATTGCAAAAAGTTTGACGGGAGAGAACAAGAGTTCAAGAGAGGACTTTGCAAAGAGCATCAAGCTTGATCGTACTCCGAAAGATGCAGAAGCTTACTGTAATCGCGGGATTGCCAAATCCGCCATCAACGACAAGAAAGGGGCTTTGACTGACTTTAATAAAGCCATTGATCTTGATCCGAAGTATCGTGAAGCTTATTCCCGTCGCGGAAAACTGAAAAACGAGATGGGAGACAAAGCGGGTTCTCTGGCTGACGTTAAAACAGCAACAGAACTGAGCGCTATAGCACACCCTTGA
- a CDS encoding NUDIX hydrolase, which produces MAKATVAAIITPDDDKRDTILLTKRSVPPFKGQWCLPGGHIDEYETAEEAVVREVEEETGLLFSDPVFLHFFNEVFPEHHFHAVALAFSGRGIGSIELKPDEVEEIAWFPLDEALTLPLAFNHLQIIRTYYSKILCG; this is translated from the coding sequence ATGGCTAAAGCAACCGTTGCCGCCATCATCACTCCCGATGATGATAAACGCGATACCATCCTGCTGACGAAGAGGAGTGTTCCTCCCTTTAAGGGGCAGTGGTGCCTGCCGGGAGGGCACATTGATGAGTATGAAACGGCTGAAGAGGCCGTTGTCCGGGAAGTTGAGGAAGAGACCGGCCTCCTCTTCTCCGACCCGGTTTTTCTTCATTTTTTCAATGAAGTGTTTCCGGAGCATCACTTTCATGCGGTAGCACTCGCATTCTCCGGCAGAGGAATTGGTTCGATAGAGCTGAAGCCCGACGAAGTAGAGGAGATAGCATGGTTTCCACTCGATGAAGCGCTCACGCTTCCGCTTGCCTTCAATCATCTGCAGATCATACGTACCTATTATTCTAAAATACTTTGCGGTTAA
- a CDS encoding AAA family ATPase produces the protein MAWLDELKLNVDARVAVIHLATIDEEEALRTLSGWSQSSRWPAGMGLITWDIGDQFRHLREPAVTFSKLAATPETVLDIIDDYKGSATFVLKDFHHFLEHNRRVSRMLRNLASRLPFRSETVNIIITSPQFALPVELRHDIPTIDVGKPDGKQILELLDRETRSTRALDNATHGLRERLVESALGLSIVEAGRAFRKAIVVAGGHGLDERSVRQVLNEKRHIIRESGALELYPYTGSMNNVGGLGALKAWLDQRQEAFSQDAREYGLSMPKGVALIGIPGTGKSLCAKVTAGHWGMTLLRMDVGAIFSGLLGSSEQNIREAIRIAEVIAPCVLWVDEIEKAFAGSMGDSGTASRVFATFLTWMQEKTAPVFVFATANNVRRLPPELLRKGRFDEVFFLDLPTHGERIKILEVHLRERGYTMLSQRFNLAAVASATEGFVGAELQALVNDAMFPAFRDNRRELETEDLLNAAGEMVPLSASHQEHIEQLRTMVRTGQARNASDDRNSLAAS, from the coding sequence ATGGCCTGGCTCGACGAACTCAAACTCAATGTTGACGCGCGGGTAGCCGTCATACACCTCGCAACCATCGACGAAGAGGAGGCCCTGCGCACCCTTTCCGGCTGGTCGCAATCAAGCCGGTGGCCTGCAGGAATGGGGCTCATCACCTGGGATATCGGCGACCAGTTCCGCCACCTGCGCGAGCCAGCGGTGACCTTCAGCAAACTGGCCGCCACCCCGGAAACGGTGCTTGACATCATCGACGACTACAAGGGCTCCGCAACCTTCGTGCTCAAAGACTTTCACCATTTTCTGGAACATAACCGGCGTGTTTCACGTATGCTGCGGAACCTCGCATCGCGTCTTCCGTTCCGCAGCGAAACGGTGAACATCATCATCACCAGCCCCCAGTTTGCGCTTCCCGTCGAACTCCGTCACGACATTCCAACCATCGATGTCGGCAAGCCTGACGGCAAACAGATACTCGAACTGCTCGATCGGGAAACCCGCTCGACAAGAGCGCTTGACAACGCCACGCACGGCTTGCGCGAACGTCTGGTCGAAAGCGCCCTCGGCCTCTCCATTGTCGAAGCGGGAAGGGCCTTTCGCAAAGCCATCGTGGTTGCCGGAGGCCATGGGCTCGACGAACGGAGTGTCCGGCAGGTGCTGAACGAAAAACGGCACATCATCCGTGAAAGCGGCGCTCTCGAACTCTACCCCTATACCGGCTCCATGAACAACGTCGGTGGACTTGGCGCCCTGAAGGCGTGGCTCGATCAGCGTCAGGAGGCCTTCAGCCAGGATGCGCGCGAGTATGGCCTCAGTATGCCCAAAGGGGTGGCCCTCATCGGGATCCCCGGAACCGGAAAAAGCCTCTGCGCAAAAGTAACCGCAGGCCACTGGGGGATGACGCTGCTGAGAATGGATGTCGGCGCCATCTTCAGCGGCCTGCTCGGTTCGAGCGAACAGAATATTCGCGAAGCCATCCGGATTGCCGAGGTTATCGCACCCTGCGTGCTTTGGGTTGACGAGATTGAAAAAGCCTTCGCTGGCTCCATGGGCGACAGCGGCACGGCAAGCCGGGTGTTTGCCACCTTCCTCACCTGGATGCAGGAAAAAACCGCTCCGGTATTTGTATTCGCCACCGCCAACAACGTTCGGCGCCTTCCCCCCGAACTCCTGCGCAAAGGCCGGTTTGACGAGGTCTTTTTCCTCGATCTTCCCACCCACGGCGAGCGGATAAAAATACTTGAAGTCCATCTCAGAGAGCGCGGCTATACCATGCTTTCGCAGCGCTTCAACCTCGCCGCCGTCGCATCGGCAACCGAGGGGTTCGTCGGCGCCGAACTTCAGGCGCTGGTCAACGACGCCATGTTTCCCGCATTCCGCGACAACCGCCGGGAACTGGAAACGGAGGATCTGCTCAACGCAGCCGGAGAGATGGTTCCCCTCTCGGCATCGCATCAGGAGCATATCGAACAGTTGAGAACGATGGTCAGAACCGGACAGGCGCGCAACGCCTCCGACGACCGGAATAGTTTGGCTGCGTCATAG
- a CDS encoding SRPBCC family protein encodes MTLHTVTYVQQIPLDLDAVWNFFASPASLARITPPEMMVRITHGDGMQPLYEGMLISYTLYPFMMLPVRWETEITRVERPFLFEDRQKSGPYESWHHLHQFRAIPGGVEMTDRVDYVMPMDFFGDIVNTLIVSRRLEEVFAYRKKRIEEILGRM; translated from the coding sequence ATGACATTGCATACTGTTACTTATGTTCAGCAAATTCCTCTCGATCTTGATGCTGTATGGAATTTTTTTGCTTCTCCGGCCAGCCTTGCCCGGATAACACCTCCGGAAATGATGGTCAGGATAACCCATGGCGACGGAATGCAGCCGCTTTATGAAGGAATGCTGATCAGTTATACGCTCTATCCTTTCATGATGCTTCCGGTACGGTGGGAAACCGAGATTACCAGGGTTGAGAGACCGTTTCTGTTTGAGGATCGCCAGAAATCGGGGCCTTATGAGAGCTGGCATCACCTCCATCAGTTTCGTGCAATACCGGGTGGTGTTGAAATGACCGACAGAGTTGACTATGTCATGCCGATGGACTTTTTTGGCGATATTGTCAATACCCTGATTGTGAGTCGACGGCTTGAGGAGGTTTTTGCTTACCGTAAAAAGAGGATTGAAGAGATTTTAGGCCGCATGTGA
- a CDS encoding toll/interleukin-1 receptor domain-containing protein, whose product MLTVELLLRSVEKWNEARQANPDVKIDLHGADLSGANLSDADLSGANLNGINLFGANLSGVNLLGAHLIHANLKGANLSGANLSDADLNGATLSWADLRGANLSGVYIAFTVFANIDLSSVIGLDTVQHRGPSTIGIDTLYKSKGNIPEIFLKGCGLPDTFIEYAHSFTSKAIEFYSCFISHSTADKAFADRLYADLQAKGVRCWYAPHDMKGGKKIHVQIGEAIRQHEKLLLILSESSINSEWVKQEITKAKKREDREGKQVLFPISLIEFGKIQEWEFPDSKGRDLAEEIRLYYIPSFVGWEKDNEAYTREFGKLLNSFQAERDIEGKA is encoded by the coding sequence ATGCTAACCGTTGAACTGCTTCTCAGATCAGTAGAAAAATGGAACGAAGCTCGTCAGGCAAATCCCGATGTTAAAATAGATCTCCACGGGGCAGACCTCAGCGGAGCAAACCTCAGTGATGCAGACCTCAGCGGGGCAAATCTGAACGGGATTAACCTTTTTGGGGCAAACCTAAGCGGGGTAAACCTTCTCGGTGCACATCTCATTCATGCAAACCTCAAAGGGGCAAACCTAAGCGGAGCAAACCTCAGCGATGCGGACCTCAATGGAGCAACACTCAGTTGGGCGGATCTCAGAGGAGCAAACCTAAGCGGGGTATATATTGCCTTTACAGTTTTTGCTAATATAGATCTCAGTTCTGTCATAGGACTTGATACTGTTCAACATAGAGGCCCTTCAACAATAGGCATTGATACACTCTACAAGTCAAAAGGGAATATCCCAGAGATATTCTTGAAAGGCTGTGGATTACCTGATACCTTCATTGAATATGCGCACTCCTTCACCAGCAAAGCTATTGAATTCTACTCTTGCTTTATCAGCCATAGTACTGCGGATAAAGCGTTTGCAGATCGTCTCTATGCTGATCTGCAAGCCAAAGGAGTACGGTGTTGGTACGCTCCGCATGACATGAAAGGAGGCAAAAAAATACATGTTCAAATCGGTGAAGCCATACGACAACATGAAAAGCTGCTGTTGATCCTCTCCGAAAGCAGCATAAACAGTGAATGGGTAAAACAGGAGATTACAAAGGCCAAAAAACGCGAGGACAGAGAAGGAAAGCAAGTGCTTTTCCCCATCAGTTTGATTGAGTTTGGCAAGATTCAAGAGTGGGAGTTCCCTGACAGCAAGGGCAGGGATTTAGCAGAAGAGATCAGATTGTACTACATCCCGTCATTTGTCGGTTGGGAAAAAGATAACGAAGCCTATACAAGAGAATTCGGAAAGCTGTTGAACTCATTCCAGGCAGAGAGGGATATTGAAGGAAAAGCCTGA
- a CDS encoding Na/Pi cotransporter family protein, whose amino-acid sequence MDEMISPVGIAVLFAGGLALFLYGIRMLSSGLKKASGERVRLLISKVTGNSLYGLLAGAFASMVVQSSSTIIAILVGLVQSRLMSYSQALSVILGAEIGTTAMAQLVAFRLHDYALIIFAAGFALHSLGKTEPLRFSGEALSGFGLLFFGLKLMSEAVAPLESYAPFLSLLRYLENPFLGVAAGMLLTALMQSSSAFIGILITLALQGVLTLEAGVALLLGANIGTCITSVLASAGMQRAAKRVALSQVLFNVAGVLIFFPFIPQFAEFIRALSPSAESFGAGRLAHEVPRQIANAHSLLNIFMALLFLPFLSLFDRLVYRLLPDDPEETRLIPAVWYLKESALSTPLLALSYVRAEVARMGSIAAKMVRASLYPFINSDLGHDVVFPRLSVIKGMSMREEKLDFLESRISDYLIKITRSSLNEEESREVFALMNIVKGLESIGDVIETLEGKMLEKKRGVESDLSQAGKDELMEIHNLVCLEIEELAHALKQMDRVRAGALLEGEERFKRLVEQAEVAHLKRVFLLPEAEITHDIHMELIYLLEQIHHYGKSIARSIVNVGEG is encoded by the coding sequence ATGGATGAAATGATTTCGCCAGTTGGTATAGCTGTTCTTTTTGCCGGTGGTCTTGCCCTTTTTCTCTACGGCATCAGGATGTTGAGCAGTGGCCTGAAAAAGGCTTCAGGCGAGCGGGTGCGCCTGCTGATATCGAAGGTGACCGGCAACAGCTTGTACGGGTTGCTTGCCGGGGCATTTGCCAGTATGGTCGTCCAAAGCAGCAGTACCATTATCGCCATCCTTGTCGGGCTCGTGCAGTCACGGCTGATGAGCTACAGCCAGGCGCTGAGCGTTATTCTTGGCGCTGAAATAGGTACAACAGCCATGGCTCAGCTTGTAGCATTCCGGCTGCACGATTATGCCCTGATCATCTTTGCCGCAGGCTTTGCCTTGCATTCGCTTGGCAAAACGGAGCCCTTGCGTTTCAGCGGGGAGGCGCTCTCGGGATTCGGTCTTCTTTTTTTCGGGCTGAAGCTCATGTCGGAGGCAGTTGCGCCGCTTGAGAGCTATGCGCCTTTTCTTTCGCTCTTGCGTTATCTTGAAAATCCCTTTCTTGGAGTTGCTGCAGGGATGCTCCTGACCGCACTGATGCAAAGCAGTTCGGCCTTTATTGGTATCCTCATAACGCTTGCCCTGCAGGGTGTGCTGACTCTTGAAGCAGGAGTCGCATTGCTGCTTGGAGCCAATATCGGCACCTGTATCACCTCTGTGCTGGCAAGCGCCGGAATGCAGCGTGCAGCAAAGAGGGTAGCGCTTTCGCAGGTACTCTTCAATGTGGCCGGAGTGCTCATTTTTTTCCCTTTTATTCCCCAGTTTGCGGAGTTTATCCGTGCTCTTTCCCCCTCTGCAGAGAGTTTCGGTGCAGGAAGGCTTGCTCATGAAGTGCCAAGGCAGATAGCCAATGCCCACTCGTTGCTCAATATTTTCATGGCACTCTTGTTTCTACCCTTTCTTTCGCTTTTCGACCGACTTGTTTACCGGCTTCTTCCGGATGACCCGGAAGAGACAAGGCTCATCCCTGCAGTCTGGTATCTGAAGGAGTCTGCACTCTCCACCCCTCTGCTGGCTCTCAGCTATGTAAGGGCCGAAGTGGCAAGGATGGGCAGCATAGCCGCCAAAATGGTGCGTGCATCACTCTACCCGTTTATCAACAGCGATCTTGGTCATGATGTTGTTTTTCCAAGACTTTCCGTCATCAAGGGGATGAGTATGAGAGAGGAGAAACTTGATTTTCTTGAGAGCCGTATTTCAGATTATCTCATTAAAATCACTCGCAGTTCACTTAACGAAGAAGAGTCGAGGGAGGTTTTTGCGCTCATGAACATTGTCAAGGGGCTGGAGTCGATCGGCGATGTTATTGAAACTCTTGAAGGAAAAATGCTTGAAAAAAAAAGGGGAGTGGAGAGCGATCTGAGCCAGGCGGGGAAGGATGAACTCATGGAGATTCATAACCTCGTTTGCCTCGAAATTGAAGAGCTTGCTCATGCCCTGAAACAGATGGACAGAGTGAGAGCCGGGGCGCTTCTTGAGGGTGAAGAGCGCTTTAAACGGCTGGTGGAGCAGGCTGAAGTAGCCCATCTGAAACGAGTGTTCCTGCTCCCTGAAGCTGAGATTACTCACGACATCCACATGGAACTCATCTACCTGCTCGAACAGATACACCATTATGGCAAGAGTATAGCGCGAAGCATCGTGAACGTGGGGGAGGGTTGA